A genomic segment from Hypomesus transpacificus isolate Combined female chromosome 13, fHypTra1, whole genome shotgun sequence encodes:
- the si:ch73-103b11.2 gene encoding uncharacterized protein si:ch73-103b11.2 isoform X6: protein MSSKDNPCRKFQANIFNKSKCQNCFKPRESHLLNDEDLNQAKPIYGGWLLLAPEGTNFDNPLHRSRKWQRRFFILYEHGLLRYALDEMPSTLPQGTINMNHCSDVVDGESRTGQKNSLCILTPEREHFIRAECREIINGWQEALTVYPRTNKQNQKKKRKVEPPTPQAGISPSRRFSTGDMNGHAEPGPAKMAVTSSSGSMGMGGGGSISCPPSSIASAERVQPSRASLWQEEARWARSSIPCSRSASCLSQLGQSLPAASPVDTRDDSSTLSSGRKVRVESGYFSLEKTKTEPPPLHLPLSSSSTTLLSTTTTASGAPQHSRSQVIGRFESVDGEEQMDTSTSTEPSSRSVSVQRQGRSEKRPLSCKQDMSLDAAYQRSVPDVSSSSLLNFRRAKSLDRRVTESSMAPDLLNFKKGWMTKLYEDGMWKKHWFVLTDQSLRYYRDSVAEEAADLDGEIDLSTCYDVTEFPVQRNYGFQILSKEGACTLSAMTSGIRRNWIQAIMKNVRPTIAPDVTRKNISLKLSVLKPSSLPEEKAKARVVLEPCLQPSLGPSPSSEAARVEVHTQRLADGVPASEPRKSRIRERRREGRSKTYDWSEFRPGQTGGETKMERADTAHLGPASSSSSNSSSSSSTSSLASSPVSTTSSAPTSSSVSAPPPPSQVSSSTPAEGVDLERVRRRDERRRCLQHSPNTVTVTMTTTLNAAVGLEPKTPEDQGKMEVDRPAALQPDPSGERAGRPPDVQVEIEQRWHQVETTPLREEKQVPIATTAGSSPDSPGLPPQDLTAMLDKELDQTQKELAKLQEQNSVLQEQLQDSRGRELNARDGYVLQSATTPSSSPQRAPWQHLHKLNQDLQIELEAQKRKQNLVQQQAQTLRRSYTEAQDAIGHHEGDIQTLQAKLSSAMAEILSSEQAVARMRNELKLEQERSREQEEDWGRSEATLRAQLRDSEDRLREVEASLLERSQALRHLERQQALQRDHLKEVQRLQERLQEVTARLSATEEGQALKEDRLRKEQRSLQEHHERERQVLVRRLAEVETGRQGLEEKLLEAEQQVGALLRGRRASGGVEGRQEVLRLKEELAQRTDMAETLRESVRRLEEEKDQLTCRCQELLNQISEADREVTKLQSRLETEESDYYTLEHSYERVSEEFQKISRVLRENEEEIRQTKEMYERLVERKEEDLKEALVKMAALGSSLEETEQKLYAREKLLSQVGQGCRTEPCSAEKDLQAKLVVAEDRIAELEQHLSALQLGYANLRIERQRDEVVAYARETTKESNATSASSSLTNTESLQTFGTGSDLKTFSDCEESQAKRPRIRFSSISCQKYIASEGLDMNQPDNPTSEICQDASHEIDAGFPPSEETANSSVTFQFCSDPEKFISIIHALESKLLATEAKLRDLTQKLERQQASPPAELPEEQDMGAELQDINTRFQHDEASHGSSSISASGSQICVANSEYVKALACVETSREKVNVILSLHSQGRTDSQLNALLDIENELVNATFYIRQGEKTLEARSSEIPHIQTQETLQCSSKDLDEETMHLFAKTLSFEAMVLNKMALMIGNPKSDLLQGLNEICQETENIRRSDGDCLAIVYADVLTRKLMLESAFWTEVDQMEPHCQRIPGDGTDVVRTTEESSSVDVNDTVIFNTCLKAELVYSVQNLKHFYEDKFKMLKRELAQAHNNLQQRELTLKEIIKASNNPDLENVIHEVSCGWNVGQEQVLSDSSPSELAPYMKQIEMEEAKDMAEDLVDRHLAGEAPSCSVDSIESLQVGQENLVAELRRQAAILHRFSELMESGGHNSGIANVIRKHTGHRTTPNLASSSLCMRDALIQAQVAYVACRLQADHQRDLVRCRQADQNMDALVQEHARSVNAIREGYEASLQEQHQGFTRTVSTLQEENQSLRGEVTQRMDQLSQQREQLGLLEERFQRETEELRQRHRLELSQAGQGLASTQLALMETTADSQRKLEVLLVDMDTMEERHEGHVRRLEEQYQGKIRELQQVHDEEIQKLHAYYMETIRCMQEREGGSTQNREGARTGSAAPPAEQTWPMEEEEEGKGEGGQTRKELDPMMVLKDRIQELETQMNTMRDELEHKHLEGDVASLREKYQRDFESLKATCERGFAAMEETHHKVIEDLQRQHQREVSKLLEDKERLLAEETAATIAAIEAMKNAHKEDMEKNQRSQLCGLNSDIDELRLQYEEELQSIHRELEVLSEQYSQKCLENAHLAQALEAERQALRQCQRENQELNGHNQELNNRLTVEITRMRSCFTGEMALSPLSKGKDLYELEVLLRIKESEIQYLKQEIHSLKDELQSALRDKKYATDKYKDIYTELSIVKAKADCDITKLKEKLLAATEALGDQNVDGGVAPGYDIMKSKSNPDFLKERSTLSRQIRGVRSKSLKEGLTVQERMKLFEAKDSRKI, encoded by the exons cccagcacgTTACCCCAGGGCACCATCAACATGAACCACTGCTCCGACGTGGTGGACGGGGAGTCGCGCACGGGCCAGAAGAACTCTCTCTGCATCCTGACCCCGGAGAGGGAACACTTCATCCGGGCGGAGTGTCGCGAGATCATCAACGG GTGGCAGGAGGCTCTGACGGTCTATCCTCGGACCAACAAGCAGAACCAGAAGAAGAAACGCAAGGTggaaccccccaccccacag GCTGGAATATCTCCAAGTCGACGGTTTTCCACCGGGGACATGAACGGACATGCT GAGCCCGGCCCAGCCAAGATGGCGGTGACCAGCAGCAGCGGAAGcatggggatgggaggagggggcagcatCTCCTGCCCGCCCAGCAGCATCGCCAGCGCCGAGCGGGTCCAGCCCAGCCGGGCCAGCCTGTGGCAGGAGGAGGCCCGCTGGGCCCGCTCCAGCATCCCCTGCAGCCGTAGCGCGTCCTGCCTCAGCCAGCTGGGTCAGAGCCTGCCGGCCGCCAGCCCTGTGGACACCCGTGATG ACAGCAGCACCTTGAGCAGCGGTCGAAAGGTACGAGTGGAGAGCGGCTACTTCTCCTTGGAGAAAACCAAGACGGAGCCGCCCCCCCTGCAcctgcccctgtcctcctcctccaccaccctcctctccaccaccaccacagcctCAGGGGCCCCACAGCACAG TCGCTCGCAGGTGATTGGCCGGTTCGAGTCGGTGGATGGCGAGGAGCAGATGGACACCAGCACTTCCACGGAGCCCTCCTCCCGCAGCGTGTCCGTCCAGCGGCAGGGCCGCAGCGAGAAGCGCCCCCTGTCCTGCAAGCAG GATATGTCATTGGACGCTGCTTATCAACGCTCAGTTCCGGATGTGTCTAGCTCCTCCCTCTTGAACTTCCGCAGAGCCAAGTCGCTCGACCGCAGAGTGACCGAGTCTTCCATGGCG CCTGATCTGCTGAACTTCAAGAAAGGATGGATGACCAAGCTATATGAAGATGGCATG TGGAAGAAACACTGGTTTGTTCTGACTGACCAGAGCCTGAGATACTACAGAGATTCTGTAGCCGAGGAG GCTGCTGACCTGGACGGCGAGATCGACCTGTCCACCTGCTACGACGTCACCGAGTTTCCTGTCCAGAGAAACTACGGCTTCCAGATCCTT AGCAAGGAGGGGGCATGCACCCTATCGGCCATGACCTCCGGAATCCGCCGGAACTGGATTCAGGCCATCATGAAGAATGTGCGGCCCACCATCGCCCCTGACGTCACCCG GAAAAACATCTCTCTGAAACTATCCGTTCTGAAACCCAG CTCCCTACCAGAAGAGAAGGCCAAAGCGCGGGTGGTGTTGGAGCCTTgtctccagccctccctgggccccagccccagctccgaGGCTGCCCGGGTGGAGGTGCACACCCAGAGGCTTGCGGATGGCGTCCCCGCGTCGGAGCCACGCAAGAGTCGGATCCGAGAGCGACGGCGGGAAGGACGCTCCAAAACGTACGACTGGTCCGAGTTCCGACCGGGACAGACGGGGGGCGAGACGAAGATGGAGCGGGCGGACACGGCCCACCTCGGCcccgcctcttcctcctcctccaattcctcctcttcctcctccacctcttcactAGCTTCCTCCCCagtctccaccacctcctccgccCCGACGTCCTCCTCCGTCTCcgcccctcctccgccctcccaGGTTTCTTCGTCCACGCCGGCCGAGGGGGTGGACCTGGAGCGGGTGCGCCGGCGCGACGAGAGGAGGCGCTGTCTCCAGCACTCCCCCAACACGGTCACCGTAACCATGACCACCACGCTCAACGCCGCCGTGGGCTTGGAGCCGAAGACGCCCGAGGACCAGGGCAAGATGGAGGTGGACCGACCGGCCGCCCTGCAGCCAGACCCCAGCGGGGAAAGGGCGGGCCGGCCCCCTGACGTTCAGGTGGAGATCGAGCAGCGATGGCACCAGGTGGAAACAACGCCGCTTCGGGAGGAGAAGCAGGTGCCCATCGCCACCACGGCGGGCAGCTCCCCCGACTCTCCCGGACTGCCCCCGCAAGACCTAACCGCTATGCTTGACAAAGAG cTGGACCAAACACAGAAGGAGTtggccaagctgcaggagcAGAACAGTGTTCTCCAGGAGCAGTTACAGGACTccagggggagagagctgaACGCCAGGGATGGCTATGTGCTGCAG AGTGCCacaacaccctcctcctctccacaacGGGCACCATGGCAACACTTGCACAAGCTCAATCAAGACTTGCAGATTGAGCTGGAAGCCCAGAAGCGCAAGCAGAACCTGGTGCAGCAGCAGGCTCAAACTCTGAGGAGAAGCTACACTGAAGCCCAGGATGCCATTGGACACCACGAGGGCGACATCCAGACCCTTCAGGCTAAGCTTAGCTCCGCCATGGCTGAGATCCTGTCCAGCGAGCAGGCCGTGGCTCGCATGCGCAACGAGCTCAAGCTGGAGCAGGAACGCTCccgggagcaggaggaggactgggggcGCAGCGAGGCCACCCTCCGGGCCCAGCTGAGGGACAGTGAAGACAGGCTCCGCGAGGTGGAGGCCAGCCTCCTGGAGAGAAGCCAGGCTCTCCGGCACCTGGAGCGCCAGCAGGCCCTGCAGCGGGACCACCTGAAGGAGGTGCAGAGGCTCCaggagaggctgcaggaggtGACGGCGCGCCTCAGCGCGACAGAGGAGGGCCAAGCGCTGAAGGAGGACCGCCTGCGCAAGGAACAGCGTTCCCTCCAGGAGCACcacgaaagagagaggcaggtccTCGTGCGGAGGCTGGCCGAGGTCGAGACCGGGAGGCAGGGATTGGAGGAGAAGCTGCTGGAGGCCGAGCAGCAGGTGGGAGCCTTGCTGAGGGGAAGACGCGCCTCCGGAGGGGTAGAGGGGCGGCAGGAGGTGCTGCGGCTGAAGGAGGAACTGGCCCAGAGGACAGACATGGCGGAGACTCTGAGGGAGAGTGTCCGCAggttggaggaagagaaggaccAGCTCACCTGCCGCTGCCAGGAGCTGCTCAACCAGATCTCCGAGGCCGACCGCGAGGTGACCAAGCTCCAGAGCCGGCTGGAGACTGAGGAGTCGGACTACTACACGCTGGAGCACTCCTACGAGAGGGTGTCCGAGGAGTTCCAGAAGATCAGCCGCGTTCTGAGAGAGAACGAGGAGGAGATCCGGCAGACAAAGGAAATGTACGAAAGGCTGGTGGAGCGCAAAGAGGAGGACCTGAAGGAAGCCCTCGTGAAGATGGCCGCCTTGGGCAGCAGCTTGGAGGAGACGGAACAGAAGCTGTACGCCAGGGAGAAGCTCCTCTCTCAGGTGGGTCAAGGCTGTCGAACTGAGCCCTGCAGTGCTGAAAAAGACCTGCAGGCCAAGCTTGTGGTGGCGGAGGATCGCATCGCAGAGCTGGAGCAGCACCTCAGCGCCCTGCAGCTGGGCTACGCTAACCTTCGGATAGAACGGCAAAGGGACGAGGTGGTTGCCTATGCTCGGGAAACGACCAAGGAGAGCAACGccacctctgcctcctcttcgCTAACAAACACCGAGTCCCTCCAAACCTTCGGGACCGGGTCCGACCTGAAGACCTTTTCGGACTGCGAGGAGTCTCAAGCCAAGCGGCCGAGGATACGATTCTCCAGTATTTCGTGCCAAAAATACATTGCCTCCGAGGGTCTGGACATGAATCAGCCAGACAACCCCACCTCTGAAATCTGCCAAGATGCCAGCCATGAGATCGACGCAGGTTTCCCTCCTTCCGAGGAGACCGCCAATTCCAGTGTTACATTCCAGTTTTGTAGTGACCCAGAGAAGTTCATCTCAATCATACACGCCCTAGAGAGCAAGCTGCTGGCTACTGAGGCCAAGTTGAGGGACCTCACCCAGAAGCTTGAGCGACAGCAGGCCTCTCCACCAGCTGAGCTGCCAGAGGAACAAGACATGGGAGCAGAGCTCCAGGACATCAACACGAGGTTCCAGCATGACGAGGCATCACATGGTTCCTCTTCCATTTCTGCGTCAGGGTCTCAGATATGCGTTGCTAACAGTGAGTACGTCAAGGCCCTAGCCTGTGTGGAAACAAGCCGGGAGAAAGTCAATGTCATTCTCAGTCTTCATAGCCAAGGAAGGACAGACTCACAGCTCAATGCCCTGTTGGACATAGAGAATGAGTTGGTCAATGCAACGTTTTATATTAGACAGGGGGAAAAGACATTGGAAGCACGTTCATCGGAGATCCCACACATTCAAACCCAAGAGACCCTTCAGTGTAGCAGCAAAGACTTGGATGAGGAAACCATGCATCTCTTTGCCAAAACTCTGTCTTTTGAGGCGATGGTTTTGAACAAGATGGCTTTAATGATAGGGAATCCAAAGTCGGACCTCTTGCAAGGTCTCAACGAGATATGTCAGGAGACTGAGAACATCAGAAGAAGCGATGGGGATTGCTTGGCAATTGTGTATGCAGATGTCTTGACCAGGAAGTTGATGTTGGAGAGTGCCTTCTGGACAGAGGTGGATCAAATGGAACCTCACTGTCAGCGGATTCCAGGTGATGGCACAGATGTGGTCAGGACAACGGAGGAAAGCAGTTCTGTTGACGTAAACGATACTGTCATCTTTAACACCTGCTTGAAAGCTGAACTAGTGTACTCTGTTCAGAACCTGAAGCACTTTTATGAGGATAAGTTCAAAATGCTCAAAAGGGAATTAGCCCAGGCTCACAATAACCTGCAGCAAAGGGAACTTACACTAAAAGAGATAATCAAAGCTTCTAATAATCCTGATTTGGAAAATGTAATTCATGAAGTTAGCTGTGGGTGGAACGTTGGTCAAGAGCAGGTTTTATCTGATAGTAGTCCTTCTGAACTTGCTCCCTACATGAAGCAGATTGAAATGGAAGAGGCCAAAGACATGGCGGAGGATCTTGTAGATAGGCATTTAGCTGGAGAGGCGCCATCTTGTAGTGTCGACTCTATCGAGTCTCTGCAAGTCGGCCAAGAGAACCTCGTTGCAGAACTAAGGAGACAGGCAGCCATCCTCCACAGATTTTCTGAACTGATGGAGAGTGGAGGCCACAATTCTGGCATAGCCAATGTTATTCGAAAGCACACAGGGCACCGAACTACTCCCAACTTGGCCAGTAGCTCCCTGTGCATGCGTGATGCCCTCATCCAGGCCCAGGTTGCCTATGTGGCCTGCAGACTTCAAGCTGACCACCAGCGGGACTTGGTCCGTTGTCGACAAGCAGACCAAAACATGGACGCCCTGGTCCAAGAGCACGCCCGCAGCGTGAATGCCATCCGTGAGGGCTACGAGGCGTCCCTGCAGGAGCAGCACCAAGGCTTCACCCGCACCGTGTCCACGCTCCAGGAGGAGAACCAGAGCCTGCGGGGAGAGGTCACCCAACGCATGGACCAGCTCTCCCAGCAGCGGGAGCAACTTGGCCTCCTGGAGGAACGCTTCcagagggagacggaggagcTGAGGCAGAGGCACCGTCTGGAGCTCAGCCAGGCAGGGCAAGGCCTGGCTTCCACCCAGCTGGCCCTGATGGAGACAACCGCTGACAGCCAGCGGAAGCTGGAGGTCCTGCTTGTTGACATGGACACCATGGAAGAGCGGCACGAGGGGCACGTGAGGAGACTGGAGGAGCAGTACCAGGGCAAGATCAGAGAGCTGCAGCAGGTACACGACGAAGAGATCCAGAAACTCCATGCCTACTACATGGAGACGATCCGTTGCATGCAAGAACGAGAAGGTGGTTCGACTCAGAACCGAGAAGGCGCTCGGACTGGAAGCGCTGCCCCGCCCGCTGAGCAAACGTGGCcaatggaggaagaggaggagggtaaaggggaggggggtcagaccAGGAAGGAGCTGGACCCCATGATGGTCCTGAAGGACAGAATCCAGGAGCTGGAGACCCAGATGAATACCATGAGGGACGAGCTAGAGCACAAACACCTGGAAGGAGACGTGGCCAGCCTGAGGGAAAAATACCAGAGAGACTTTGAGAGTCTTAAG GCCACGTGTGAGCGAGGCTTTGCTGCCATGGAAGAGACCCACCATAAAGTCATCGAGGACCTTCAGCGGCAGCACCAGAGGGAGGTGTCCAAGCTCCTGGAGGACAAAGAGAGGCTGCTGGCTGAGGAAACTGCTGCCACTATTGCTG CTATTGAAGCTATGAAGAATGCACATAaagaggacatggagaagaaccAGAGGTCCCAGCTGTGTGGACTGAACTCTGACATTGACGAGCTACGCTTACAATACGA GGAGGAGTTGCAGTCCATCCACAGGGAGCTGGAGGTGCTGTCGGAGCAGTACTCCCAGAAGTGCCTGGAGAACGCCCACCTGGCCCAGGcgctggaggcagagaggcaggcccTCCGccagtgtcagagagagaaccaggagCTCAACGGACACAACCAG GAGCTGAACAACCGTCTGACAGTAGAGATCACACGCATGCGCTCTTGCTTCACTGGGGAAATGGCCCTTTCGCCCCTCAGCAAGGGAAAGGACCTCTATGAGTTGGAG GTGTTGCTACGAATCAAGGAGTCGGAAATCCAGTATCTTAAACAGGAAATTCATTCGCTAAAAGATGAACTTCAGTCTGCTTTACGA GACAAGAAATATGCCACAGACAAGTACAAGGACATCTACACTGAGCTAAGCATTGTGAAGGCCAAGGCTGACTGTGACATCACCAAGCTGAAGGAGAAACTATTGGCTGCCACAGAAGCCCTAGGGGATCAGAATGTTGATGGAGGTGTTGCCCCTGGATACG ATATCATGAAATCAAAAAGTAATCCAGATTTTCTGAAGGAGAGATCAACTCTCTCACGGCAGATCCGAGGAGTAAGGTCAAAG AGTCTAAAAGAGGGACTAACGGTTCAGGAACGCATGAAGTTATTTGAGGCTAAAGATTCTAGAAAGATTTGA